The Desulfatibacillum aliphaticivorans DSM 15576 genome has a segment encoding these proteins:
- a CDS encoding ParB/RepB/Spo0J family partition protein, producing the protein MEKSEFREISLSLITPSPHNPRKSFDPKGMDELVESIRAIGILEPIVVRPVDPLAQEKPKGKKALTAKSEAASFEIVAGERRYRALSSIAKKNGGLVKTTIPCMVRVMSDDQAFDAMVIENLARQDLDELEEARGFKAYLDRKGPEALEDLSGRTGISPGYIRRRVRVLDLPDEVLDAWDGDSVRFGHLEQLLRIPDKDDLLEQLEVLVDERMSVKELKSAIDDQAIPLKSALFSAKDAGCNTCAFNSSTQMSLFDVESKKALCMKTACFKEHQRTWLTDNWPQFRKTMKLITNAFVFDDNVSWQDYERFWGDAVPDDCMRCESFGTILRTRGEIYEGRVCLGDKGCFRKLTAPSSTSSGPAPRDRNHGPEFREKFFQQQIPLRLKDVDPSADKSFHLALFALLSSNKDAKTWYGETYKVGKVKHPGESWAYLEIDDRVLFRTITDISLDETMLRIKEVSAQIALQERTYGVRPHVAAYLGVDIGTEWEITEEYLKRKTKAEIIELGNLFEIFSSGEAKAFLFETLGKKRGKFETCKKSELVQVFLESGIDLAGKIPSEILQREDVPEGM; encoded by the coding sequence ATGGAAAAGTCGGAATTCCGGGAGATATCTCTCTCCCTAATCACCCCAAGCCCCCACAACCCCCGTAAATCGTTTGACCCAAAGGGTATGGACGAACTGGTGGAATCCATACGCGCCATTGGCATCCTGGAGCCTATCGTAGTGCGTCCCGTTGACCCGCTGGCGCAGGAAAAGCCCAAAGGGAAAAAGGCCCTCACGGCGAAGTCCGAAGCTGCATCCTTTGAAATTGTCGCTGGCGAGCGTCGCTATCGGGCGTTAAGCTCCATTGCCAAGAAAAATGGAGGCCTTGTCAAGACCACGATTCCTTGCATGGTTCGCGTTATGAGCGATGATCAGGCTTTTGACGCCATGGTGATCGAGAACCTGGCCCGCCAGGATCTGGACGAACTGGAGGAAGCCAGGGGCTTTAAAGCCTATCTGGACCGCAAGGGGCCGGAGGCCCTGGAGGATCTGTCCGGCCGGACCGGGATAAGCCCGGGATACATCCGCCGCCGGGTTCGCGTCCTGGATCTGCCTGATGAGGTCCTGGATGCCTGGGATGGGGACAGTGTCAGATTTGGGCATTTGGAGCAGTTACTTCGGATTCCGGACAAGGATGATCTTTTGGAGCAATTGGAGGTCTTGGTCGATGAACGTATGTCCGTTAAGGAGCTTAAATCAGCAATTGACGACCAGGCGATCCCGCTCAAGTCCGCATTGTTTAGCGCCAAAGATGCCGGGTGCAACACATGCGCTTTCAACTCAAGCACGCAAATGAGTCTTTTTGACGTTGAGTCGAAAAAGGCGCTTTGTATGAAGACGGCGTGCTTCAAAGAGCATCAACGGACCTGGTTGACGGACAATTGGCCCCAATTCCGCAAGACCATGAAGCTCATTACAAATGCATTTGTGTTTGATGATAATGTTAGTTGGCAAGACTATGAAAGATTCTGGGGCGACGCGGTTCCTGATGACTGCATGAGGTGCGAGTCATTTGGAACGATATTGCGGACCCGGGGAGAAATCTACGAGGGGCGTGTCTGCCTGGGGGATAAAGGGTGCTTCAGGAAATTGACAGCCCCTAGTTCCACGTCTTCAGGCCCGGCGCCCAGGGATCGAAACCACGGCCCGGAGTTCCGTGAAAAGTTTTTCCAACAACAGATTCCGCTGCGGCTCAAAGATGTGGATCCGAGTGCAGACAAGTCCTTCCATCTGGCGCTGTTCGCTCTGCTTTCCTCCAATAAGGACGCCAAGACTTGGTACGGAGAGACGTATAAAGTCGGTAAGGTCAAGCATCCGGGAGAATCCTGGGCCTACCTGGAAATTGACGACCGGGTGTTGTTCCGGACAATCACCGATATCTCCCTGGATGAGACCATGCTCCGGATCAAGGAAGTTTCCGCACAAATCGCCCTGCAGGAAAGAACCTATGGCGTCCGTCCCCACGTGGCCGCCTACCTGGGCGTTGATATAGGGACCGAGTGGGAAATCACAGAGGAATATCTCAAAAGAAAAACCAAGGCTGAGATAATCGAGCTTGGGAATCTTTTTGAAATATTCTCAAGCGGCGAAGCCAAGGCCTTTTTGTTCGAGACCCTGGGCAAGAAGCGCGGCAAGTTCGAAACCTGCAAAAAGTCAGAATTGGTGCAGGTTTTTCTGGAATCCGGCATTGACCTGGCCGGCAAAATCCCGTCGGAAATCCTCCAGCGCGAGGATGTTCCGGAGGGAATGTAG
- a CDS encoding DNA primase family protein: MNKRLDFELLVRVDNGVVDLRDAGLYSDVVEDVSDLPVLDVAYKPDAACPRWKQFLEEIFPDNPVKADFLQGFMGYCLMRMCNYQTALILFGDGANGKSTVLKVLSGIFGRENCCSVSLPDLQVGFNIPFLKDKMVNLVSGDPIRWNLNATPVFKSAVSGQVMEGAVKYGSRVSFRPFAKHIFAMNTPPAIADSSYAFQRRFVVLNFPRRFRREERDINLFEQLMREKEGIFAWIVAGAYSLLLAGGFGDVIDEQIKGETKDFFDAAGVGSGKRVLGPLMVEEYLRHYGRELTGIKSDGNKTSYLLKECVFDSSHRDGEAAIVSSPNKPFLTYHCFHDACDGRTWKDAREVISGSEKLARFCEGYDPNWKPERQSRKKAPESAVLGGYLVRDEDGAIHCYEGYPPHKDMEEGCWLKSQFSSELPVPDPESFSFVQWGDPDPTPTTITIEADPK; this comes from the coding sequence GTGAACAAAAGGTTAGATTTCGAACTGTTGGTGAGGGTGGATAACGGCGTGGTGGATTTGAGAGACGCGGGGCTATATTCTGATGTGGTGGAGGATGTTAGCGATCTTCCTGTGCTGGATGTTGCTTACAAGCCGGATGCGGCCTGCCCCAGGTGGAAACAATTTTTGGAAGAGATTTTTCCTGACAATCCTGTAAAGGCAGATTTCCTTCAGGGGTTCATGGGCTACTGCCTCATGAGGATGTGTAATTACCAGACAGCACTGATTTTGTTCGGCGACGGCGCCAACGGCAAGAGTACAGTTTTGAAAGTTCTGTCAGGGATTTTTGGCCGTGAGAACTGTTGTTCTGTGTCTCTTCCTGACCTGCAGGTAGGGTTTAACATTCCGTTCCTAAAAGACAAGATGGTAAATCTGGTTAGCGGAGATCCGATTCGCTGGAATCTGAATGCTACTCCCGTGTTTAAATCGGCCGTGTCCGGTCAGGTGATGGAGGGCGCTGTCAAGTATGGCTCCCGGGTGTCCTTCAGGCCTTTTGCAAAGCACATTTTTGCGATGAATACGCCGCCCGCCATTGCGGATTCATCATACGCCTTTCAGCGCAGATTCGTTGTCCTCAATTTTCCCCGCAGATTCAGGAGAGAGGAGCGAGACATCAACCTGTTTGAACAACTCATGAGGGAAAAAGAGGGAATCTTCGCCTGGATTGTGGCCGGGGCGTATAGCTTGCTGTTGGCTGGAGGATTTGGGGATGTAATCGACGAGCAGATTAAGGGTGAAACCAAGGACTTTTTTGATGCCGCCGGGGTTGGCTCCGGGAAGCGCGTCTTGGGGCCCCTAATGGTTGAGGAGTATCTTCGCCACTACGGCCGGGAACTCACGGGGATCAAATCGGACGGCAATAAAACGTCGTATCTGCTCAAGGAGTGCGTGTTTGATTCTTCCCATCGCGACGGCGAAGCAGCCATCGTATCCAGCCCTAACAAGCCGTTTCTTACCTACCACTGCTTTCACGACGCATGCGACGGCAGAACCTGGAAAGACGCCAGGGAGGTTATTTCCGGCTCGGAAAAATTGGCGCGATTCTGCGAGGGGTACGATCCCAACTGGAAGCCGGAGCGGCAATCCAGAAAAAAGGCGCCTGAAAGTGCGGTGTTGGGCGGCTATCTGGTCAGGGATGAGGATGGAGCCATCCACTGCTATGAAGGGTATCCCCCGCATAAGGACATGGAGGAGGGGTGTTGGTTAAAGTCCCAATTCTCGTCGGAGCTGCCCGTTCCCGATCCCGAGTCGTTTTCGTTTGTGCAGTGGGGAGATCCGGATCCTACGCCTACGACCATAACCATCGAGGCGGACCCTAAATAA
- a CDS encoding DNA primase family protein yields the protein MSMEGVYNLFFEPGEVVEIRALGANGKNPVWDGFARGDGTVFGYFDNAKDFGIAAEKLGKAKTSGVYFTINPCDPALLARASNRLIVANKKGLTTGNNHIKAIRWLPIDLDPKRPAGISSSKQELGLAKEAAVNVVNLLEKELGFPPGVRALSGNGYHVCYRLPDLENTLEISESKGLIHLCLAALQAKIQVDGVDIDQKVFNASRIWKLYGTMARKGDHTDDRPHRRSRLLNNAPAALADVPVVPLELLEKLAAMAPKDDKGGAPSTSSSNKAQPPAVQPRKNDPTGGDLGPLDVEKYLTHYGREIKRIKPDGDKTWFLLQECVFDPSHSDGEAAIVSSPNKPFLTYHCFHDSCNGRTWKDARGVISGSDKLAQFCENYDPNWKPAQQSGRNGGNGSGNGQGNGNGDSWAANLIITPTIEVGSDNKDLTPPGKVDPFDFFAMDGRKRGTFKEAWLANYLATWLSPVVSTAGQIWRYEGGVWKLFSDATLKQLIVQCMKNETRSSMLSSVTDVFKSAVNLEEENWPREEALVNVNNGMLDLSTLELKPHDPKYGSRVQLDVEFDMANQYVERSYPRWNQFLKEIFPGQPEKETILRQFFGYCLMPTCKYERALFLYGNGANGKSKVLEVLENMIGRQNCCSVSLSDLQIGFNIPYLKDKLVNIVYEEGGDRQPKGTSEIKKAISGDTMEGAFKYGQRISFKPIAKFLFAMNQAPAISDRTDGFSRKVIVLHFPRKFKKEERDPDLLPKLLAEKNGIFIWMVAGAMELMNRNGFDVDGQVEKDTRKFMSDIDPTKNFFDETVRVEMGSHVPKQQLFEMYKDWAKNDGIRTLGKIRFYHCVENEFPEVEDSRPIYNGQRERCFLNLAFKPVEIGG from the coding sequence ATGTCAATGGAGGGGGTTTACAACCTGTTTTTCGAGCCCGGAGAGGTTGTGGAGATCCGCGCCCTGGGCGCCAACGGAAAGAATCCGGTCTGGGATGGCTTCGCCAGGGGGGATGGAACCGTTTTTGGTTACTTCGATAATGCCAAGGATTTTGGCATTGCGGCTGAAAAGCTCGGAAAGGCCAAGACCAGCGGCGTATATTTTACAATAAACCCCTGTGACCCCGCCCTTCTCGCCCGTGCCAGCAACCGTTTGATCGTCGCTAATAAGAAGGGCCTTACAACCGGAAACAATCATATCAAGGCAATTCGGTGGCTTCCCATCGATCTGGACCCAAAGCGACCGGCGGGCATTTCGAGTTCAAAACAAGAGTTGGGGCTGGCAAAAGAAGCTGCGGTCAACGTGGTGAACCTTCTTGAAAAGGAGTTGGGCTTTCCTCCCGGCGTCCGGGCGCTTTCCGGCAACGGTTATCATGTGTGTTACCGTCTTCCGGACCTGGAAAACACTCTGGAAATTTCGGAATCCAAGGGCTTGATACACCTATGTCTGGCCGCCCTGCAGGCGAAAATCCAAGTGGATGGAGTGGATATAGACCAGAAGGTGTTTAACGCTTCCCGGATCTGGAAGCTCTACGGAACCATGGCGCGGAAAGGGGATCATACCGATGATCGCCCTCACCGAAGATCCAGGCTGTTAAATAATGCTCCCGCCGCGTTGGCGGACGTACCCGTGGTCCCCCTGGAGTTATTGGAGAAGTTGGCCGCCATGGCTCCGAAAGATGATAAGGGCGGCGCGCCCTCCACGTCCTCCTCCAATAAGGCCCAGCCGCCTGCCGTGCAGCCCCGGAAAAACGATCCCACGGGCGGTGACTTGGGGCCTCTGGATGTTGAAAAGTATCTGACCCACTATGGGCGTGAGATAAAAAGGATCAAGCCGGACGGGGACAAAACATGGTTTTTGCTCCAGGAGTGCGTTTTTGATCCCTCCCATTCCGACGGCGAAGCGGCCATCGTATCCAGCCCCAATAAACCATTTCTTACTTATCATTGCTTTCACGACTCATGCAACGGCAGAACCTGGAAAGACGCCAGGGGCGTGATTTCCGGCTCGGATAAGCTGGCGCAATTTTGCGAGAACTACGATCCCAACTGGAAGCCGGCGCAGCAATCCGGACGTAATGGCGGCAACGGGTCGGGGAATGGCCAGGGCAATGGGAATGGGGATTCGTGGGCGGCCAACCTTATTATCACCCCGACGATTGAGGTGGGGTCTGACAATAAGGATTTAACTCCTCCGGGCAAAGTGGATCCCTTTGATTTTTTCGCCATGGACGGACGGAAACGCGGCACGTTCAAGGAGGCTTGGCTCGCAAACTATCTGGCGACCTGGCTCTCTCCCGTTGTGTCCACGGCCGGGCAGATCTGGCGCTACGAAGGCGGGGTGTGGAAGCTGTTCAGCGACGCGACGCTGAAGCAGCTCATCGTCCAATGCATGAAAAACGAGACGAGATCCTCGATGCTGTCCAGTGTGACCGACGTGTTTAAATCGGCCGTTAACCTGGAAGAAGAGAATTGGCCCAGGGAAGAGGCTCTGGTGAACGTCAATAATGGGATGCTGGATCTGTCAACGCTGGAATTGAAGCCGCATGATCCCAAATACGGCAGCCGCGTGCAGTTGGACGTGGAATTTGACATGGCAAATCAGTACGTCGAGAGGAGCTACCCCAGGTGGAACCAATTTCTTAAAGAAATATTCCCCGGCCAACCCGAGAAGGAAACCATTTTAAGGCAGTTTTTCGGCTACTGCCTTATGCCTACCTGTAAATATGAACGGGCGCTTTTCCTGTACGGCAACGGCGCCAACGGCAAGTCCAAGGTTCTGGAAGTCCTGGAGAACATGATCGGACGGCAAAACTGCTGTTCCGTCTCTCTCTCCGACCTGCAGATCGGATTCAATATCCCGTATCTCAAGGACAAGCTGGTCAACATCGTCTACGAGGAAGGCGGGGACCGCCAGCCTAAAGGGACTTCGGAAATAAAAAAGGCGATCTCCGGAGACACCATGGAGGGCGCTTTCAAGTATGGGCAGCGCATATCGTTCAAGCCCATTGCGAAATTTCTGTTCGCCATGAACCAGGCGCCGGCCATCTCGGACCGGACGGACGGATTCTCCCGAAAAGTCATCGTGCTGCATTTTCCCCGGAAATTCAAAAAGGAAGAACGGGATCCGGACCTTCTGCCCAAGCTCCTGGCGGAGAAAAACGGGATTTTTATCTGGATGGTGGCCGGGGCGATGGAATTGATGAACCGGAACGGCTTCGATGTGGATGGCCAAGTGGAGAAGGATACCAGGAAGTTCATGAGCGACATAGACCCGACCAAAAACTTTTTTGATGAGACGGTTAGGGTCGAGATGGGCAGCCATGTTCCGAAGCAACAGCTTTTTGAAATGTACAAGGATTGGGCGAAGAATGACGGGATCAGAACCCTGGGCAAGATCCGTTTTTATCATTGCGTGGAAAACGAATTCCCGGAGGTTGAAGACTCCCGTCCCATATACAACGGCCAGCGTGAACGGTGCTTTTTAAACCTGGCTTTTAAACCTGTAGAAATTGGAGGGTAA
- a CDS encoding recombinase family protein — translation MRTIAYLRVSTDRQDVDNQRLEILNLANEKSLGQVEFIEDSVSGKVSWKKRKLGELVERLETGDVLLTAELSRLGRSMLEIMEILALCVEREIRVYAAKGNWSLDGTMQSKIVAMVFAMAAEIERDLISQRTKAALATRKAQGKKLGRPQGVGRSKLDAHEAWIRELAGLGVTKKSIAEQLGTSVRNLSNWMKKHGIQRRKGD, via the coding sequence ATGCGAACGATAGCCTATCTGAGGGTCTCCACGGACCGCCAGGACGTAGACAATCAACGCCTGGAAATCCTGAACCTGGCTAATGAGAAATCCCTGGGCCAGGTGGAATTCATCGAAGATTCGGTATCAGGCAAAGTGAGCTGGAAAAAACGCAAGCTGGGTGAACTGGTGGAGCGGCTTGAAACCGGCGACGTCCTCCTGACTGCGGAGCTTTCCCGCCTGGGGAGATCCATGCTGGAAATCATGGAGATCCTGGCTTTGTGCGTGGAGCGGGAGATCCGCGTGTATGCGGCAAAAGGGAATTGGTCCCTGGACGGCACCATGCAATCCAAGATTGTGGCCATGGTGTTCGCCATGGCTGCGGAGATCGAGCGGGATCTGATAAGCCAGCGCACCAAGGCGGCTTTGGCGACCCGCAAGGCCCAGGGCAAGAAGTTGGGCCGTCCCCAGGGCGTGGGCCGCTCCAAGCTGGATGCGCATGAGGCGTGGATCCGTGAGTTGGCGGGATTGGGCGTCACCAAGAAAAGTATTGCAGAGCAGTTGGGCACCAGCGTGAGAAACCTTTCGAATTGGATGAAAAAGCACGGGATTCAGAGAAGAAAGGGCGATTGA
- a CDS encoding phage regulatory CII family protein yields MEQVPMPDFEELMEKVNVIVGIPGTKAVAPLVNKKYSTLRNEISGQGEAKLGLETFVRIVQVTRDFRALDWIEDLLGRVAFLRPTGEPGDPVDLMKFTAQLAFNFSGVMDETAKALDDKKLDGNEAEQILAQLDDLEKTVVQVRFYLESVENK; encoded by the coding sequence ATGGAGCAAGTTCCCATGCCTGATTTTGAAGAGTTGATGGAAAAGGTCAACGTGATTGTGGGTATCCCTGGAACCAAGGCCGTGGCGCCCCTGGTGAACAAGAAATACTCCACGCTCCGGAACGAAATTTCCGGACAGGGTGAAGCCAAACTGGGCTTGGAGACCTTTGTCCGGATCGTTCAGGTGACAAGAGATTTTCGCGCCCTGGATTGGATCGAGGATCTGCTTGGGAGGGTGGCGTTTCTGCGCCCCACCGGAGAGCCGGGAGATCCGGTGGACCTTATGAAGTTTACGGCGCAATTGGCCTTTAATTTTTCGGGCGTCATGGATGAAACCGCCAAGGCCCTGGATGACAAGAAGCTGGACGGCAACGAGGCGGAGCAAATCCTCGCCCAACTCGACGACCTGGAAAAAACGGTAGTCCAGGTGCGTTTTTATCTGGAAAGCGTTGAGAACAAATGA
- a CDS encoding BRO-N domain-containing protein has product MNELVNFDYQGVRVRVVMDDDGTPWWVAADVCRILEIKNTPQALSGLDDDERSTISINDSTSRNGGNPNVNIINEPGVYSLIFRSRKKAAKAFKRWVTHEVLPELRRTGSYEISNPDEDHNAILVYQAGLKPSQRIKLLEMAQRMVCTNPEALPRIWKTYGDLCRLVGGGQSIQGGVREFLDSCCFLESEASVPRKELYEAYLAFCRNLSIQPLGLINFFKEISALDGVSFWRPNGPDGRYRAVKGLGLKRE; this is encoded by the coding sequence ATGAATGAACTGGTGAACTTCGATTATCAAGGCGTCCGCGTCCGGGTTGTGATGGACGATGATGGAACCCCCTGGTGGGTGGCTGCGGACGTTTGCAGGATTCTGGAGATTAAGAATACTCCCCAGGCGCTAAGCGGGTTGGATGACGACGAGCGGAGTACTATCAGTATTAATGATAGTACCTCCCGAAATGGCGGCAATCCAAACGTAAACATCATCAATGAGCCGGGTGTGTATTCCCTGATTTTTCGATCCCGCAAGAAGGCGGCCAAGGCGTTCAAGCGGTGGGTGACGCATGAAGTTCTTCCGGAGCTTAGAAGAACAGGCTCCTACGAAATATCCAATCCTGATGAAGATCATAACGCCATCCTTGTTTATCAAGCCGGTTTAAAACCCAGTCAACGCATCAAATTATTGGAAATGGCCCAACGGATGGTCTGCACCAACCCGGAAGCCTTGCCCAGGATCTGGAAAACCTACGGAGATTTGTGCCGTCTGGTGGGGGGAGGGCAGTCCATCCAGGGCGGGGTCAGGGAGTTTTTGGATTCATGTTGCTTTTTGGAATCCGAGGCTTCCGTTCCGCGCAAGGAGCTTTATGAGGCGTATCTGGCTTTTTGCCGTAATTTATCCATTCAACCTTTGGGATTGATAAATTTTTTCAAGGAAATCAGCGCGCTGGACGGAGTGAGCTTTTGGCGCCCTAACGGGCCGGACGGCAGATACCGCGCCGTCAAGGGTTTGGGACTTAAGAGGGAGTAG
- a CDS encoding helix-turn-helix domain-containing protein: MKPLDIFHNYFRVALRAKLKEQGWGSQGKLADETRIGRNALNDYLRGARNISEDRKERIVKVLGATYEEMIAEGRKILLKEGEPADLYPTEDAPSGEVVPFTETIAHPSFQQACQDLKTIFESGNANLISAISANLSELSASAGSKAELDQLKAETEDLKKRLEKLEQNEPGPAEEDMAAASGAE, translated from the coding sequence ATGAAACCACTTGATATATTTCACAATTACTTTCGTGTGGCGTTGAGGGCTAAGCTCAAGGAGCAGGGCTGGGGTTCCCAAGGAAAACTTGCGGATGAAACCAGGATTGGCCGGAACGCTTTAAACGATTACCTTCGCGGAGCGAGAAATATTTCGGAAGACCGCAAAGAACGTATTGTCAAAGTTTTGGGCGCCACCTACGAGGAGATGATTGCAGAAGGAAGAAAGATTCTCTTAAAAGAGGGAGAGCCGGCGGATCTTTATCCGACTGAAGATGCACCCAGCGGCGAAGTGGTTCCATTTACGGAAACAATTGCACACCCTTCATTCCAGCAAGCCTGTCAGGATTTGAAAACCATTTTCGAGTCCGGCAACGCCAACCTTATCTCGGCAATCAGCGCAAACCTCTCCGAGCTTTCCGCGTCAGCCGGCAGCAAAGCAGAATTGGACCAGCTAAAAGCAGAGACGGAAGACCTTAAAAAACGTTTAGAGAAGCTGGAGCAAAACGAGCCCGGCCCCGCGGAAGAGGATATGGCAGCGGCCAGCGGGGCGGAATAA
- a CDS encoding DUF5675 family protein: MAADVKITRFRTGDQGTLGVLETAGFACKTLELPWRDNRPNISCIPPGEYQCELHWSNRFQKHFYWIKDVPGRSWVLFHSGNVAGDESLGYKSHSEGCILLGDRHGQLDGQDAVLVSRPTVRRFVNHMEKKPFSLEIVWATELPEEE; this comes from the coding sequence ATGGCGGCTGATGTGAAAATCACCAGGTTCCGGACCGGCGATCAGGGAACCCTGGGCGTTTTGGAAACCGCGGGCTTTGCATGCAAGACCCTGGAACTGCCGTGGCGGGACAATCGGCCCAACATATCCTGCATCCCTCCCGGAGAATACCAGTGTGAGCTGCATTGGTCGAACCGGTTTCAAAAGCATTTTTACTGGATCAAGGACGTTCCGGGCCGGTCCTGGGTGTTGTTCCACTCCGGCAACGTGGCCGGAGACGAATCCCTGGGCTACAAATCCCATTCCGAGGGGTGCATCCTCCTGGGGGATCGGCACGGACAACTGGACGGACAGGACGCGGTGCTTGTGTCCAGGCCAACGGTGCGGCGTTTTGTGAATCACATGGAGAAAAAACCGTTCAGCCTGGAGATTGTGTGGGCAACGGAACTACCAGAAGAAGAATAA
- the cas2e gene encoding type I-E CRISPR-associated endoribonuclease Cas2e, with protein MLVAVANHLPPAVRGRMKLWFVEPRPNVFVSGVKDSVADGVVEYLLDHCPPESGLILFQRSNKPPGYKIRGLGDHTRALVEISGLQLVQEKNGLLAK; from the coding sequence ATGCTTGTCGCCGTCGCAAACCACCTGCCTCCGGCCGTCCGGGGCCGCATGAAACTCTGGTTCGTGGAGCCAAGGCCAAACGTTTTCGTCTCCGGCGTTAAAGACTCCGTGGCGGACGGAGTCGTGGAATACCTGCTGGACCACTGCCCGCCGGAATCCGGGCTCATCCTGTTCCAGCGTTCCAATAAACCGCCGGGCTACAAAATCCGCGGGCTGGGCGATCATACCAGAGCCCTGGTGGAAATCAGCGGCCTGCAATTGGTGCAGGAGAAAAATGGCCTCTTGGCAAAATAG
- the cas1e gene encoding type I-E CRISPR-associated endonuclease Cas1e, which translates to MAKEAKKRLFIKVTRENLPQVKDKYPFLYLERGRLEIDDSSVKWIDCENNVVRIPAAVINTLLLGPGTSITHEAVKVLAAANCNVCWVGEDSLLFYAAGQSPTSDSRNLRSQMLLAADKKKSLEVARRMFAMRFPQEDLAGKSLKEMMGMEGHRVRALYKDLAEKYKVGWKGRSYKPGKMEMSDVTNQVLTSANAALYGILTSSVYSLGYSPHIGFIHSGSPLPFIYDLADLYKKDLCIDLAFALTLEMGGRYNKHTVSEAFRSRVVAIDLLDRIAKDIQHVLYGD; encoded by the coding sequence ATGGCAAAGGAAGCCAAAAAGCGGCTTTTCATCAAGGTTACCCGGGAAAACCTGCCCCAGGTAAAGGACAAGTATCCTTTCCTTTACCTGGAGCGGGGACGCCTGGAAATTGACGACAGCAGCGTGAAATGGATCGACTGCGAGAATAACGTGGTCCGCATTCCCGCCGCCGTCATAAACACCCTGCTCCTGGGGCCGGGAACCAGCATCACCCACGAGGCGGTCAAGGTCCTGGCCGCCGCCAATTGCAACGTGTGCTGGGTGGGGGAGGACAGCCTGCTTTTTTACGCCGCGGGCCAGTCCCCCACCTCGGACTCCAGAAACCTCCGATCCCAAATGCTCCTGGCCGCCGACAAAAAAAAGTCCCTGGAGGTCGCCCGAAGAATGTTCGCCATGCGCTTTCCCCAGGAGGATCTCGCCGGGAAAAGCCTCAAGGAAATGATGGGCATGGAAGGCCATCGGGTCCGGGCCCTGTACAAGGACCTGGCCGAAAAATACAAAGTGGGATGGAAAGGCCGCTCCTACAAGCCGGGCAAGATGGAGATGAGCGACGTCACCAACCAGGTGCTCACCAGCGCCAATGCGGCCCTGTACGGCATCCTCACCTCGTCGGTTTACAGCCTGGGCTATTCCCCCCACATCGGCTTCATCCACTCAGGAAGCCCGTTGCCCTTTATCTACGACCTGGCCGACCTGTACAAAAAGGACCTCTGCATTGACCTGGCTTTTGCGTTGACCCTGGAAATGGGAGGAAGATATAATAAACACACCGTGTCCGAAGCCTTCCGCTCCAGAGTCGTCGCCATAGACCTCCTGGACCGCATCGCCAAGGACATCCAACACGTCCTGTATGGAGATTAA